ATGATAATCCGATAGTCACCAATGACCTCCCTGATGCCTTTCAAGAACTTCCGCCATACTTCACTCAGGGGATTTTTGATTTGTATGGTTTCTGATTTTTTTGAATTCATCAATTTTACGGTAAAACCCAAAGAAATCAGGCCAATAATCCCACAGACTAGATATGCACTATGAAAATGGTGTATAGAATTACTTCCGTTGCCGGAGAGATACTTGAGGATATATCCACCGAGTGGTGCACCAGTGAGGTTTCCGATAATGGTAATAGATGAAAATATCGAAAGCCTTTCCCCTTTTTTTCCCCCGGCAATATCGGCGATTGTCGCCATGGCAACTGGTCCATAAATCGATGTGGCCAATCCGTGGAAAAACCTGAGAGAAACGAGTTGCCAGTAACTTGTTACGAGATAGTAAATAAAAGGGGTAAATGCAAAAACCAGGACGCTGAGAAACAGCATTTTGTATCTGCCGTAAATATCGGAAAGTGTGCCTGCTGGTAATTTGAAAAAGATCCCTGTTATGGTAGAAGCACCGACAACAAACCCAATTGCCTCCGGGCCCGCACCTAATGACAATGCAAAGAGTGGCAAGAGTGGTGTTCTTGCCATAGCATAACTCATCCTTGTAAAGAACCCCACCGTGCAAAGGATAATGAATGGGGATAATACTCTGGTATTGTTTATCATTTGAAAAGCCCAAAGTATTGCAGATTTTCTTTTAATCTGTGTTCCAGGTCTTCTTTTATATGAAGCACAAACTCCTGAACCGCTGCTTCTCCCCATCACTCACGGGCGTATGCTATATTTTCATGAATTTTTGCAAGATCATGAATTCCCGGGGCTGTTGTCTTATTATCATCAATCCAGTGATGAAGTTCCTCATAAGCATTTCCTGTTCTTTCCATACTATTTTTAAAATGATCATCAAGTGGTGGCATATCTGTTACCTCCTTTCTTTATCTTGATTGTATAGGTAATTTTCATTTTATTTATGCGTGTTTGCGGTAGGGTGGATTAAGCGAAGCGAATCCACCACATCACAAAATGTTGAAGGTGGATTCGGCGTAAAACCAACGCCTTAATCCACCCTACTCATAGTTTGAAGAGTAATTTTGATAGAGGGCATCAAATATCTCCATACCCTTCTCCAACAACTTATTATCGTTATTGAGTTTTTTGCTAAGCCCGGCAATAATTTGATCTATTCCATCGGCCTCTTTGCGATTATATTTATTATCTTTCAAATCTATATCATGCACAATCTCTGCAATTGGCCGTAAAGCAGGATCTTTTAAATCAAATACCATGATTAAGGTTTCAAAAGTACAGTCATCGCCATGATGGGTAAACTCTGCGCCATACATATCGAAAGGTATAGTATTTTTGGGTAGGTTATTTTCTCCTTTGGATATAAAGACGAACTTCGCATTTGGATCGATAAATTTTCTGATAAGCCAGGCAGATGCTAAACGATCGATATAAATATCTTTTCGCGTCACCCATTTTTTACCCAGGAAGTCCTTTTTTTGATAAAATTTATTGATCACAGGTACTTCTTCTTTCATTTTTTTAGACCATTTTTCTATCTTCTGGCGTATAGATTCAATTTTTTTCAGGAGCACGTCTCTCTGTGGGGCATGGAAAAAATCGATCTTTGCTACCTCATCAGCACCTTTCATTATCTCGCTTAATTTCCTTTTCAAATCTTCTACAAAACGGTCTGTTACCCCTTCTGTCCCTTCTATCTGCTCTATTTGTTTTAGTACATCATTGCATTGATCAATTAATGGAACATACTCCTTATTACAGGATTCCTGAAAGGTTTTGATAATTTCTTCATTGTGCTTTTTGTCCATTGATTCAGTAATAAAGAGTGATGCATCACTTCCACTGTCCCTAATTTGTTTACAAATCCACTGCATACTCTCCTCATGTTCCTTCGTATAAGGGAGTAAATATACGGCATTTTTGAAGAGTACAGCTCCCAGTTTTTTCAGATGCCGCCAGACCTTT
This sequence is a window from Candidatus Brocadia sp.. Protein-coding genes within it:
- a CDS encoding MFS transporter; this translates as MINNTRVLSPFIILCTVGFFTRMSYAMARTPLLPLFALSLGAGPEAIGFVVGASTITGIFFKLPAGTLSDIYGRYKMLFLSVLVFAFTPFIYYLVTSYWQLVSLRFFHGLATSIYGPVAMATIADIAGGKKGERLSIFSSITIIGNLTGAPLGGYILKYLSGNGSNSIHHFHSAYLVCGIIGLISLGFTVKLMNSKKSETIQIKNPLSEVWRKFLKGIREVIGDYRIIITSNMEGIQNLSVGALEAFLPIYAVTVAKLDPFRAGILWGAQVVTTILAKPVMGKVSDRYGRKPIIFSGMWICAVSLACIPFTQNFYFLILLAAVFGVGEAFVTSSSAAMVADFCKEQNYGAAMGTFGSIFDIGHASGPILAGFLLSHLRYQHSFVIIALLLIVSSFIFALKVPEKKEVKL